AACCCGCCCCAGTCCGGCATCCTCGGCATGCACACCATCCAGCAACGCCCGATGGCTGTCGACGGCGAGGTCAAAATCCGACCGATGATGTACCTCGCCCTCAGCTACGACCACCGCCTCGTCGACGGCAAGGAATCGGTCAGCTTCCTCGTCCGCATCAAGCAACTTCTCGAGGACCCGGCGCGGTTGCTGCTCGACGTGTAACTTCGGGCATGGTCACTTAAGTGACCATGTCGAACGCCTCATGATCAACCTCTACTCCGACACCCAGACCCGGCCGACCGACGCGATGCGATCAGCGATGGCGTCCGCCGAGGTCGGCGATGAACAGCGCCGGGCCGACCCGACCGTCGAAAAGCTCAACGCCCGCGTCGCCGAGCTGCTCGGCAAGGAGCACGCGCTCTTCCTGCCGTCGGGTGTGATGTGCAACGCCATCGCGCTCAAGGCCCACACCACTCCCGGCGATGCGGTCATCTGCGAACAGGAGTGTCACCTCGTCCGCGCCGAGGCCGGCGGGATTGGGCTCATGGCCGGCTTGCAAGTCGAGCCCCTGCCCACGAAACACGGCCGCTTTACCGCCGACGAGGTACGCAAACGCAAAGCCCGCCTGCTCGATGGCGTTTACTCCCCACCGGTCACGCTGCTTTGCGTGGAGCAGACGCACAACTTCGCCGGCGGCACCGTCTGGCCCGTCGAACAGCTCAACGACGTCACCGCGACCGCCCACGAGCTCGGCATGGCGACGCACATGGACGGCGCCCGCCTGCTCAACGCCGTCGTTGCCTCGGGCCAATCCGCAGCAGAACACGCCGCCGGGTTCGACAGTGTTTGGATCGACTTCTCCAAGGGCTTGGGCGCGCCCATCGGCGGCGTCCTCGCGGGCAGTCACGACTGGATCGAAAACAAAGCCCGTCGCTACAAGCACATGTTCGGCGGCGCGATGCGTCAGGCCGGCATCCTCGCCGCCGCCGCGCTGCACGCGCTCGACCACCACGTCGAGCGCCTCGCCGACGACCACGCCAACGCGAAGCTTCTCGCCGCGCACATCGCCGACATCGACGGCCTCGAACTCGCCCACGGCGAGCCACAGACCAACATCGTTTTCTTCCGCACCACCCGAGGCACCGCCGAGGACTTCGCCGCCAAATGCAAGCAGCGCGGTCTGGACCTTTCGACCCTCTACGGCGACCTCCGCGCCGTGACGCACCTCGACGTGAGCCGTGACGATTGCGAGCGTGCGGGAACGATCATGGCCGAGGTGATGAGGGGATTGCCCGCCGATGTTTGACCGTTGGACCAAGCCGGCTGGTGTGAATCCGATCCTCGGGCCGAATGCCGACGCCACGTTCGTTTGTCCACTGGCCGGGCCGGTCGCGTGGCGGGCCAAGGACGTGTTCAACCCCGCCGCGATCGTTCATCAGGGCAAGGTCCACCTGCTGCTCCGGGCCGAGGATGAGGTCGGCCCGTTCGCCGGCACGAGCCGCATCGGCCTCGCGACCAGCACCGACGGCCTGCACTTCACCGTCGAGCCCGAGCCGGTGCTGTTTCCCGCCGACGACGAGCAACGCGATGTCGAATGGCCAGGCGGTTGCGAAGACCCACACATCGTCGCCCACCCCGACGGCGGGTTCGTCATGACCTACACCGCGTACGACGGCAAGCGTGCCCGGCTCATGGTCGCGACGTCGCCGGACCTGCGGGCTTGGACCAAGCACGGCCGAGCGTTGGCCGAGCCGTTTGCCGACCTCTGGGCGAAGGCCGGCAGCATCGTCAGCGCGTCGGGCGTGGCCAAAAATGTTGACGGGCGCTTCTGGATGTACTTCGGCGAGAGCGACATCTTCGCCGCGACAAGTACGGACCTGGTGCGATGGGACGTGGTGACCACAAGGCACCTGGCCGATCGGACCTTCACGCCGGGCGTCGGGCGCGAGGTCGTCGAAGGCCCGACCGTGCCCTGGCCGATCGTGGGGCCAAGACCCGGGCGCTTCGACGAGTTGCTGGTCGAACCGGGACCGCCGGCGGTTTGGACGCCCGAGGGCATCCACCTGATCTACAACGGCTCGGCCCCGAGCGGCGGTCGGGCCCAGCCCGGCACGCCCGCCGGCGGTGTGCGCTATTGCCCGGGCCTGCTGAGCTTCGACCCCGTCTCACCGACGCAAGTGATCTCGCGCTGCACCGAGCCCTTGCTCGTGCCGGATCAGCCGTTCGAGTTGGACGGGCAGGTCGATGCGGTGTGCTTTGCCGAGGGGTTGGTGCATTTCGGCGGGCGCTGGCTGTTGTACTACGGAACCGCCGACAGCCAGATCGCTGTGGCGGAGTGTGTCGACTGAGCGGCCTACCGTCGTGCAAGATGTCCGACTCCTTCGATCTGATCGTCATCGGTGCCGGCCCCGGCGGATACGTCGCGGCCATCAAAGCCGCCCAACTCGGCATGTCCGTCGCCTGCGTCGAACGCCAGTACCTCGGCGGCACCTGCCTCAATGTCGGCTGCATCCCGTCCAAGGCGCTGCTCGACTCCTCGGAGCGCTACGCGACCGCGAAGCACGGGCTGTCCGATCGCGGCATCAAGATCGACAACGTCGAGCTCGATCTACCGGCGATGATGAAGTTCAAGGAAAAGGTCGTCGGCCAGCTCACCGGCGGCGTCGGCTTCCTGTTCAAGAAGAACAAGATCACCCACCTCGAAGGCCACGGCAAGATCGCCGGCCCAGGCAAGGTCGAAGTCGAAGGCAAGACCTACTCGGCGAAGAACATACTCATCGCCACCGGTTCCGAGCCCATCGAGATCCCCGGCTTCAAGTTTGACGGCAAGCACATCCTTTCCTCCACCGAAGCGTTGGAAATCGGCGAGCTGCCCGAGAAGCTGCTCATCGTCGGCGGCGGCTACATCGGCGTGGAGATCGGCTCGGTGTGGAACCGGCTTGGCGCGCACGTCAGCGTCCTGGAGTTCATGGACCGCATCCTCCCCGCGTCCGATGCCGAGTGCGCCAAGGCGCTGCAGAAGTCGCTGACCAAGCAGGGGCTGGAGTTCCACTTCGGCGTCAAGGCCAAGTCCGCCACCGTCAAAGGCGACAAGGTCGAAGTCGTATACGAGCCCAAGGACGGCGGCGATGCAACCACGATCACCGTCGACAAGGTCATGGTCGCCGTGGGTCGCAAGCCCTACACCGACAAGCTCGGCCTCGACAGCGTCGGGGTCACTCCGACCGACCGTGGGTTCATCACCGTCGACGAGCACTACAAGGCCACCGACGGCGTGTACGCGATCGGCGACGTGATCGGAAAGATCATGCTCGCCCACAATGCCGAGGAAGAAGGCATCGCCGCGGTCGAGCACATCCATGGCGGCGCGGGCCACGTTAACTACGGCACCTGCCCCGCCGTCGTGTACACCCACCCCGAACTTGCGAGCGTCGGTCTCACCCAGGAAGAAGCGACCGACAAGTTTGGCAAGGACGGGATCAAGATCGGCAAGTTCAACCTCGCCGCCAACGGCCGCGCCCGCGGCATGGGCGAGACCGAGGGCTTCGTCAAGGTCATCGGCGACGCCAAGACCGACCGCCTGCTCGGCTGCCACATCGTCGCCGCCCACGCCAGCGACATGATCGCCGAGGCGGTCACCGCGATGGAGTTCGCCAGCAGCTGCGAAGACCTGGCCCGTGTGTTCCACGCCCACCCCACGCTCCCCGAGGCGATCAAGGAAGCCGCCATGGCCGCGAGTGACGGCAAAGCAATCCACGCCTGACGGCACGGTGATTGCTGCTCCTAATGTTACAGGAGCAAGCACCATGAACTTCCCGACCACCACGATTTTGACCACGCTCGCCGGCGTCGGTGCCGGCGCATTATCCGCCTATCTCGCGCAGCATCAGAAGACCCGTCTCAACGGCACGGAGAATGGCCAACACGACGACGGCTTCGACTTTAACGCCATCCTCGAAGCGGCAACCAAGTCGGGCAGTGCTTACCTCGGAGGCAAGGCGCTAAACAGGTACATGGGCATCGGCACCGCTCTCGGCGAGAAGCTCGCGGCGGCCTATTTGGCCGGCAAAGCGGCCAAAGCCAGCGCCGGCGAAGTCGCGGGCAACGTCTACGACGAAACCTCGCACCGTGCCGGCGATGCCTTTCGCGTCTTGCGGGGCAAGCCGACGCGCTACGCAAATCACGAGGAAGAAGACGGCGGCGTATCGGCGGTACTCGTCGCGGCGGGCGTTGTGGGCTTCGGAGCGGCTCTGGCCGCCGTCTTGCACAAGTCCTGGGCACTCGACGGCGACAGGCTCAAGCGGTCGGCCGAGACCGCACAACGCTGGGCCGGCCTGGAGCCGATCGGCGACGACGAACTGACCGAACGCATCCGGCTCAAGATCGCCGACCGCGATGGGGTGGGTTTCGAGGTTCACGACGGCATCGTCACCGTGCGCGGCGACGTGCCCGACTTCCAGCGGGAGAACCTGCTCGACGAGATTCGCAGCGTCGAAGGCGTCAAAGGCATCGACGACCACCTCAGTCGAGGCTGATGAGGTTGCCAAACGGCAAGCGCCGATCACCGCGTGGATCAACTATCGGTCCCTGCGGATTTTCTTTTCCGGCCGGCACGAAAGTCGGTGGATCGCATGCCCGATTCATGGGACATGCCCGAAGTCGCAGAAGCCACCGACAAGAAACAGATCAACCCGAAGTTGGTCGTACCTTTCGTCAACGCCGTCCGCAACGTGTTCAGCACGATGGTCGGCGTCGAAACCACCGTCCAACGCCCCCACGTCAAGGGCAACCCCGCGGCGAGCTACGACGTCTCGGCGATCATCGGCTTCGGCGGTGAGGTGCTCGGCTCGGTCGTGCTCAGCCTCGACACCGGTGCCGCGCTCAAGCTCGTCGAAGCCTTCGCCGGCGTCGAGTTCGAGCTCAACGACCCGGACTTCGCCGATGCGGTTGGCGAGCTGGCGAACATGATCGCCGGCGGTGCCAAGAAGGACCTGACTAAGCAGGCGAGCATCACCACGCCCAGCGTCGTCATCGGGAACGGCCACACTATCGCCCGGCTCAAGGACGTGCCGTGCCTGGTCATCCCCTGCACCACGGAAGTCGGCGACTTCGCCGTCGAGATCAGCGTGAAGGAAGTCTAACGACCTCATCCCCATCCAACGACGCGGCATCGCCGCCCAGCGCTCAACGAACACCCAAACACAGATTGCCATGAAGATCCTTCTCGTAGACGACAGCAAGACGATGCGGAACATCCAGAAGAAGTGCCTGGGCGAGGTCGCCACCGAGATCGCCGAGGCCGGCGACGGCGTCGAAGCCTTGGCCGAGATCAACAACGAGGTCGGCAAGTTCGGCCTGATCATGATCGACTGGAACATGCCCAACATGAACGGCTTCCAACTCGTGCAGGAGATCCGCAAGTTCGACAAGAGCACCCCGCTGATCATGTGCACCACCGAGGCCGAGAAAGCCCGCGTCGTCGAAGCGATCAAGGCCGGCGTGAACAACTACGTCATCAAGCCCTTCACGCCCGACAGCATGATGGAAAAGGTCAACGCAACCTTGGCGAAGATCGCGGCGTAGATCCGCCTGATCGCTCGCGACGCGCTCCCGTTGGTCGCCACTCCTTCATTGAGTGGCGACCAACGGGAGCTTCGTGTTGTGACCGAAGTATAATTCTGCACGAGCCGCCGGACGCTCAACCCGCAGGAGCACGAGAGGCTTCACGAGGTGTTCCGCTCGACATGGGGTACGTGGTACGGAGGCGCCGTCGAGGGCCTGCCACCAGAGCGCCGGGTCGTGACCATCCACACGGCGGTGCTACCGAAGTCCACCGAGTTCATCGCTCGATTGCTAACAGCACAAGGCGCGTCGCGCATCGTGGAGCTTCGCGAGTTTGACGATGGCTTTGAGCTCGACGCCGCCGACGCCAACTTCGACTACACCGGGGCCGAAGGCTTCTGGATGAACCCAAGCGCAGCTTCGACCTGGATGATCTACGCTTCGCATGAAGCCTCGATCACATTCGGCGGGCAGTGGCTGATCGAAGAGATGCGACGCTCGCTATCGGAGTTCGACCGCTACATCTACAAAGGCTGGCACGCGGGTCTCTATTGACATGATCCAAACCAAGAGCCACCGCTCGACGGCTCGAACCACCGCGTAGCCGACGACGTTGGGCCGCCATCATTGACGAAACGTCGACGTGTCGCGGTCGCGCTTGACATGAATTGAGAATCGATTATCAATTCGCCGTGTGAGATACCACTCCAACCATCGGGACCGGTTGCACGAAGCGATGCTTGGTGCCGCTGGCCCACTCTGCGCGGCTGAACTCAAAGAGTTGCTCGGCGACATCGGCATCGCGACGGTGTACCGGCTACTCAACGAAGGCGTTGCCAACGGAAAGTTCCTGGAGGTCGAACTGCCGGGCGCGACCAAGCGCTTTGAGGTTGCGGGCAAGCCGCATCACCACCACTTCGAGTGCCAGACGTGCCACCGCGTTTACGACATTCCCGGCTGCCCGGGTCGCCTTGAGCGGTTCGTGCCCGAGGGGTTCGAGCTTGAGCACCACGAACTGATTCTCTCGGGGCGCTGCGCCGACTGCACCAACTGACTCACTCCTCGACTCAACCCATGTCAACCGACCGCAAACTCCGCGTCACCTCCCTCTCGGGCTTCACGCTTGTCGAGCTGCTCGTCGTCATCGGCATCATCGCGTTGCTGATTTCGATCCTGCTGCCGTCCCTCAGCCGCGCCCGCAGTGCGGCCAACGCCACCGTCTGCGCCAGCAACATGCGACAGCTCGGGGTGGCGCTCACGATGTACGCCAACGACTACGACCTCGAGCTGCCGCTCACCCAGCACACCAACCCGCCGGAAGAATCATGGGTCTTCACGCTCGCGCCCTACGTCAGCGAGGTGGACGAGATACGCCTTTGCCCGGAGCACGCCCGCTACGACGACGTGATCCCGCAAAAGGGCAGCAGCTATGTATTCAACGAGTACGTCGCGATCCCTTTCACCAACGGCGTCGGACAGGTGTTGGAAGACTTCACCAAGTTCACCAAGCTGCGCGACTCGTCGAACATCCCGCTGTTGTTCGAGCTGGCCGACCGGATGGAGATCACGCCGTACTGGGACCACACCCACGCGCGGAGTTGGTTCGCCCAAGCGACGCCCGAAGCACGCTGGCAAGCGCTCACTGGTGAGATTGAACCGCAGCGCCACGGCGGTCGGAACGAGATCGAAAACCCCATTGGCCGGTCCAACATCCTTTACGCCGACACGCACGTCTCGGCGATGCAGGCGACCGAGATGAAGAGCCTCGCCGAAGCAGGCGACTGGCAGGTGAACTTCTGTCGGCCGCGCGGCAACTAAACCCCACGAACTTCCCGTCACCGCCCGGGGCGTCCCCGGCCGGAACCGTTCCCACACCCCTTCTGGAGAAAAAACCATGCGTATCCACTCACCCCCGCTCTTGGCTGCCGTGGCCACGATCGGCCTCGCCGGCACGGTCCAAACAGCACACGGCCAGACCGTCATCGACGGCGGCCACTGGGACCTGAACACCAACTTCGACGGCACCACCTTCACCTTCGACTGGTTCGACCTTGGCACTGCCGGCGGCTCGCTCGTCGAACAGACGACCATCCGCGGCATCTTCGACGGCGACGCGACCGGCTTCCTCGCCGGCGTGGACGACGCAACCCCCCGGCCCGGCGGCAGCGCCTGGGACTTCACCGGCGCCGGCCCCGACGAGGACCTGTTCATCTTCCCCGCCAGCAGCCCCGAACCGCACCTGCCCTACATCGGCTTCGCCGGCTACGGCGTCCCGTCGGGCATGTTCGTCGACGGCGTGACCATGAGCTTTGAAGGCATCGTCAGCGGCCCCGACGGCGGCGACTTCAGCGTCCACCAGAACCGCACCGCCGGCCCGCTGGTGTTCTTCAGCAGCGCCAACGCGGCCCTGACGGCGGCGAACAACACGATGCCGATCAACCCCGGCAGCCACGAGCACTTCAACTGGAACTTCACCGAGCCGGGCACCTACGAACTGGTGTTTGCCGCCAGCGGAACCCTGTCGTCGAACAACACGCTTGTCGAGAGTGGCACCTTCATCGCCACGTTCGACGTGGTGGTGCCAGAGCCGGCGAGCCTGGGCCTGTTGGGCGTCGGCGCGTTGGGCCTGATCCGTCGGCGTCGGTAGCCCTGACTATCTCAATCAAAAGACCCGCAGCTCGCGTGAGCCGCGGGCCCCGGTCCGGCGGCCGTCTTCCCGTCAAGAAACCACGGCCGCCTTCCACACCCCGCCGGAGCGGGACGTGTGCAGCTTAACACAAACCCGCTGCACCGCCTGCGCCTCCGGTACCCACCTCCCACTGGAGAAATTTCCATGCAACTTCTGCAAACTCTCACTTCCACAAAGCGCATTGCTCTGACCGCGGCCGCTGCGGTGACCGCCACGGCACTGACCGCCTCTGCAGGCGGCCCCTTCTCCAACTACTACGTCGGTGTCGACACCAGCGAGAACGTCGCCTTCGGCACCTACACCGGCCTGGAGAACCCCAACTTCAACCGGCTGACGTTCCTCTGGAACCACGCGTTCCTGGACAACGTCGAAAGCAGCCACTACCACAGCATCGGCCGCTACACCTACGAAGGTCCGATCGATGACCCGACGGTGGTGCCGACCAACTTCAATAACCGCCTGCCCGAGTTCTACGTCGACGGCGCGCTCATCCTCCAGCCCGGCACCGGTGCTTACGCGGGCAAGCTCACCAGCAACGTCGACAACGGCTCCGACGTGTGGGACAGCTACGCGCCCAACGAGATCCGAAAGACCGACTCGCTGCCGCTGACGCCCGGCTTCGGGCCCGTCGGTGAGCCCGGCACGACCACCGAAGGCAACGCCGCCTTCTACATGTTCAACGCCACGAGCCAGAGCTACATCAACCCGGTCGGCGGGTTGGACATCGAGCTGGAACTGGTCGGTCTCACCGACGGCCTGAGCATCGGCGATGCGGCGGGCAACGTGCTCATGGACAGCGTCGGCGACACCGCCGCCCTGTTCGACGGCGCGGAAACCTTCAACCCGGTGTTCTTCACCGACGGCACCGCCGCCGACGGCGTGTACTCCGCCTCGTTCCAGATGAACGACCTGAGCGGCACCTACCTCTCCAGCGGCACGTTCCATTTCGATTTCACCATTCCCGAGCCGGCCAGCCTTTCGCTGCTCGCCGTCGCGGGCCTGGGCCTGATGCGCCGCCGCTAAACCATTTTCCTCCGCCCGCGGCTTGCCGGCCGCAGGCGGACCTTCAATCCCCAACATCATGAACGCTACTACCGACCGCAAACTCCCCGTCACCGTTCTTTCTGGCTTCCTCGGCGCCGGCAAGACCACGCTGCTCAACCATGTCCTGAACAACCGCGAGGGACTGCGTGTGGCGGTGATCGTCAACGACATGTCGGAGGTCAACATCGACGCCAATCTCGTGCGCGACGGCGGGGCTGCCCTTTCGCGGACCGAGGAGACGTTGGTCGAGATGACCAACGGCTGCATCTGCTGCACGCTGCGCGAGGATCTGATGATCGAGGTGAAGAACCTCGCGGCCGAGGGGCGGTTCGACCACTTGCTGATCGAGTCCACCGGGATTGGCGAGCCGATGCCCGTCGCGGCGACGTTTTCCTTCCGCGATGAGGATGATCAGAGCCTCAGCGACGTGACTGATCTCGACACGATGGTCACCGTCGTTGACGCGGCGAACTTCCTACGAGACTTCGACAGCCACCAGAGCCTCGACGACCGGAACATGGCCGCCGGCGAGGATGACGAGCGGACGATCGTGGACCTGCTCACCGACCAGATCGAGTTCGCCAACGTGATCGTGATCAACAAGACCGACCTCGTGGATGAGAAGAAGGTCGAGCGGCTCGAAGGGACCCTGCGTGCGATGAACCCCGACGCGAAGCTTGTCCGCACCACACGCGGCCAGATTCCGACCGACCAGATCATCGGCACCGGGCTCTACGACGAGGAAGCCGCCTCGCTCATGCCCGGCTGGATCAAGGAGCTCAACGGCGAGCACATCCCCGAGACCGAAGAGTACGGCATCGGCAGCTTCGTCTACCGCCGCCGCAAACCCTTCCACCCCGCCCGACTGTCCAAGATGCTCAACAAAGGTCTGAATGGCGTGGTTCGGTCCAAGGGCTACCTATGGATGGCGACGCGGCCGAGCGATTGCGGCGTCTGGTCCCAGGCGGGCTCGTCGCTGCAGATCGACCGCGCCGGTCGGTGGTTCGCGGCAGTGGATCGTGAGACCTGGCCGGATGATCTGGAGACGCTCGAATGGATCAAGGACACCTGGGACGAGAACGTCGGCGACTGCCGACAGGAGATCGTGTTCATCGGCATCAAGATGGACCGTGCAGGCCTCGAAGCCGCGCTCGACGAGGCACTGCTCACCGACGAGGAGATGGCAGCGGGCCCGAAGACATGGCACTCCTTCGATGATCCCATGCCGGTGTGGGCACCGGTTGATCCCATGTAGTCCCACTCATCACGCACGCCGAGGCCCCGCAGCCTTGTTCATGGGGGCACCATGCCGACGTGGGTCATGGCGGGTCGCAGGCATCGGTTACCATGGCTGGCTATGAACGCCATCGACCTCGTCGTCAGTGCTTTGGAAACCAGCCGCGAATGGGCGGTCGGTCCGGCACGTGACATGGCCGACAAGCCGCTCTGCCAGCCAACGCCCAACGGCGGAAATCACCCGACCTGGGTCATGGCGCACCTCGCCGTTTCCGAGGGAGGCTTTCTCGAGATCATGACCGGTGAACCCAGCCCTGCCGCGAAGTGGAAAGACACCTGCGGCCAAGGCACCGAGCCGACCACCGATCCCGATGACTATCCGTCCCTCGAAGAAGCGATCGAGTTGTTCTCCCGACTGCGGGACAGAACGATCGAGTTCGTTGGGAAACAAACCGTCGACGACCTGGGGAAACCGCCGATGCATGTGCCGCCGCAGTTGGCGAAGTTCGACACGTTTCAGACGCTCGGCAACCTGCTCAACGTCGTCACCCTGCACACGGCGGTTCACATCGGCCAGCTCTGCGACGCCCGCCGCGCCAACGGCCGCAAGCCGTCCGTGGCGTGAGACCGCGGATCGCATGAAACAATGAGCGTGTACGGCTCGCGGCTTTGTCCGACTAAGGGTTCGCCGACGCCGACCGACTCATTCGGCATCCGAGATGAGCAACTCGCTCTCGGTCAACGCGCGCGGCGTAACACGCACCTCATCGATCACGGCGTTGAGATCTGGCGCATCGAGCGAACTCGTGCCGATGTTGAGCGGGGTGTCGACGTCCTGCTCCCAACGCCCGAACTGCTGCGGCGTGGTTTTCGACCGCAGTTCCGATGTTTCCAGATCCCGGACGAAGAACGTGATCTCGTCAGCGGCGTTGTCGAAGACGACGGCGGCGTAGTACGCCTTGCCGGGAACGAGTGTCAGATCATCCGCGTTCGCGCCGTTGCGGTCGGAGTTGGGGCGGATTACCAGCCCGTCGCGCTGACGCATGACCAGCACCAGGCGGTGGGTTTCGCCGTTGAGCGTTTCACCGTCCGCACCGTCGCCGGCGGGTTGGAGAAGAAATCGGAAGACGGAGTTCTCGCCCAGGTTCCACTGTGTCACCAACGGAAACTGCGACGTGGTACCGGGTTCGGGCGCGACAAACATGGCCTCCACGGTCAGACTTTGCTGATCCGTCACGACCCCCGGAATCGGCGCGGTTTGGGCGGGACCGTCCGCCGCTTGCGTGTTGTCCGCGCCGGTCTGGGGGATTTCGGCGGGGATGCTACCGAGTTCATCGGTCGTGGCCGGCGTGTCCGCGAGATCGACGTCGCCGACTTCGTTGGCCGCCTCGGCACCCGGCTCAAACCGGTAGTAATGCTCCGACGCCCAAGCGGTTGTGGACATGAACAGGGCGGAAGAAACGGCTGTGATGAGAATGGGAGTCTTCATGGAAATCCTTGGCAGATGTGGGTTCAGAGGCCGCGCACGCAGGCGTCGACGACATCGCTGAGCTTGGCGATGGCCAGCCCGACGTTCATGTCGGCCGCGCCGTAGTACAGCCGTAGTTCGTCCTTTTCGTAGTCCGGCAACACGCCGCAAGGGAATACGACGTTGTCGCAGTTGCCGCTGCGCTCCCACGGAAGCTGCGGGCACATGAGGTAACTCTGCGTCTTGCCGATGACCTTCCACGGCTCGTCCAGATCGAGCAGCACGGCACCGACGTAGTAGCACGCCCCGCCGGCGGGAATGAACACGCCATGGACGATTTCCAGCCAACCCGCATCGGTGCGGATCGGCGGAGTCGGGCCCATCTTGTTCATGTTCCAAAACTTGTAGTTCGGCTGAAGCACCGGGCGGTAGTCGCCCCAATGCAAGAGGTCCGGCGAGCTGCTCATCCAGATTTCGCCGTTGGACCCCACACCCCCGCCGGGACGATCGAGCTTGTGGTATTTGCCGTTGATCTTCTCGGGAAACAACGACGCGCCGCGATTCTTGGGCTGGGTGATCACGCCGAGGCGTTCGTAGCTGCCGGGCGAGAAGTCCTTCGTCCGACCGAGCACGCCGACCGGGCTCTCCCAGCCACGGATCATCACGGGCGTGACGATGTAGTGCCAGCCTTCGAGCGGCGTCACACGGTTGTCGATGTAGTGATGGAAGAGCGCGTACGGCTCGGCGGTGCTGTCGTGCGGGATGAAGTTGCCGTTCGACAGCTCGAAGTTCACGCCGTCCTTGCTGCGTGCGACGCGCGTCTGGCCGACGTCCCGACCGGGTTCGTCGGTGACGTGGTCGACCACGCTCACTAGGAGGATGAACTCGTCGCCGATCTTCGCCGGTGCGGGGTTGTAAAGCTGCGCGACGCCGGGGTAGTCGGCGACGTTAAGTACCGGCTTGTCGGCAACGCGTTGGAACAGATCTGTGGTGGCGGTCATGGCGGTTCAGTCGCGGCCGAGGTATTCGATGCTAACGTCATCGACGAAGTAATCTTCCTTGGAGTCGGCACGGGTGACCGACAGTCGGCCGCCCTCGATCCAGTCGCCCCAGTCCACGTCGTACTCGAAGACCACCTTGTTCCATTGGCCTGCTTTGATGGGCACGGCGGGGTCGCGGTGCTGGGTACGTTCGCCGCGTTCGCTGTAAGCCAGGCCGATCGAAATTTTGCCGTCAGTGCGCGCCGGTCGGACGTAGGCGGTAACGCGATACTTGCCCTGGCGGGTGTTCATCAGCACACCGGTGACGTCCTGGCCGAGCGCGTGCCACATCGCACCGCGGCCGGTGACACGGGCGGCGTAATCGCCGGTACGGACCGGATCCTGAACGAGCCGGATCACGTTGGCACCACTGCCGGTACCGAACCATGCGTCGGCGCCATTCTCGAAGCTGGGATCACTGAGCGTGGCGTTGGGCAGCTTCACGACCGAGCGGTCTTGCGCGAGCGTGATACCCGGAGCGGTGGCGAATACGCGCGGCGGGCCGTCGGGCCGGTCGATCTCGGCGACGACACTGACGGGGAACGACGCATCCGTCGTAGGGCGAATGACTCCATCAAACACCTCGGCCGCAGGCGCTTGGTCCACGGGCTCCCAGAACGTGTTGGCCGAGCGCATCCCGGTGACGGTCACGCCGGCGGCGAAATGTACCGCCGCGTCGGGGCTCATCAGCACCGCGTAGACGTGGTCGTTCTTGCTGTGCAGGCCGGCCAGCGTGTGGTCGTCGGCATACGCCGTCGGGCTGTGGTAGATGTTCCGCTCGGCGTCCCAGGTCCGGCTGTCCACCGGCGTCATGTGCATGTTCTGCCAAGTGCTCAGGGCGCGGATGAGCTTGAACTGGTTGTCG
This genomic stretch from Planctomycetota bacterium harbors:
- a CDS encoding glycoside hydrolase family 130 protein; the encoded protein is MTATTDLFQRVADKPVLNVADYPGVAQLYNPAPAKIGDEFILLVSVVDHVTDEPGRDVGQTRVARSKDGVNFELSNGNFIPHDSTAEPYALFHHYIDNRVTPLEGWHYIVTPVMIRGWESPVGVLGRTKDFSPGSYERLGVITQPKNRGASLFPEKINGKYHKLDRPGGGVGSNGEIWMSSSPDLLHWGDYRPVLQPNYKFWNMNKMGPTPPIRTDAGWLEIVHGVFIPAGGACYYVGAVLLDLDEPWKVIGKTQSYLMCPQLPWERSGNCDNVVFPCGVLPDYEKDELRLYYGAADMNVGLAIAKLSDVVDACVRGL